The proteins below are encoded in one region of Betaproteobacteria bacterium:
- a CDS encoding CHASE domain-containing protein, translating into MPTGLPMGINAVLLAIILALALLGTEITRRINDTEARARMDEITTRVARRIAERMNLYQYGLRGLSASIQAVGFDRFSREHFARYSRARNIESEFPGARGFGVIRRVPAEETASFIAAARSDGRPAFTLREIEPNPAERWVIQYIDPESNNLGSEGLDIASEPNRREAAENAVESGEPTLTQPITLVQAGGKKESAFLLLRPNYRTGKLLDSPQARRAAAFGLSFSPLLIDEVLAKVDLYAQEISFSLDSLNKDGAAKRFYQTPGFAPSSSNMSTTRPIRLFGVEWVLSMHATPAFFERLNHVAPKMVGLLIALALTGALLSANLFLLARKRRAQLLGSQIKLAAIVESSNDAIIGKSIEGIVSSWNRAAEEMFGYPAAEAIGHSIASLIVPDSLQEDEKAILAKLQRGEKIANFITRRKRKNGSEVEVSVSISPIFDSNGQIVGASKTVHDVTEQQLAARHINDLNTTLEQRVAERTAQLEEARSALHTVLDAMPSMVAYWDRNCINRFANRAYLEWFGVSPRDLYGTHIRKLLGDSLYERNMPYISRALQGEVQTFERDIPRPDGKGIRHSIAHYLPNVVEQSVEGFYVIVHDVTELIDSRNQLQQAREQQLRMDRLASLGLMVAGVAHELNTPLGAAMLTLDRLSEALAQFKTAMEAGLRKSDVQRLSTEFDDGLAMTSRYLSRGAEIIRQFKQVASDRAGAERRVFVANEVVRDVIHLMDSQIRNGAVKVALDLQADIELDSYPGVVGQVLQNLVQNALVHAFNTDASGVIKISMHTTPASDSITLTVTDDGKGIPEPLRERIWDPFFTTRRGEGGTGLGLHIVQRMVTELLGGAIAQGRPQQGHGCEFVVTIPKHAPLASEEAASPTTANHT; encoded by the coding sequence GTGCCGACAGGCCTTCCCATGGGGATCAACGCTGTCCTGCTGGCAATCATTCTGGCGCTTGCCCTGCTTGGCACAGAAATTACCCGGCGCATCAACGATACGGAAGCCCGGGCGCGCATGGACGAAATTACAACGCGTGTCGCCCGTCGGATCGCCGAGCGAATGAACCTCTACCAGTACGGCCTGCGCGGCCTGAGTGCCAGCATTCAGGCCGTTGGTTTCGACCGCTTCTCTCGAGAGCACTTCGCCCGTTATAGCCGCGCCAGGAACATCGAGAGCGAATTTCCCGGCGCGCGAGGTTTTGGCGTGATCAGGCGTGTCCCTGCCGAAGAAACGGCATCCTTCATCGCTGCCGCACGCAGCGATGGCCGCCCCGCCTTCACCCTGCGCGAAATCGAACCCAACCCGGCCGAACGCTGGGTTATCCAATACATCGATCCGGAGTCGAACAACTTGGGCTCCGAAGGCCTTGACATTGCGTCTGAACCCAACCGGCGCGAAGCCGCCGAGAATGCCGTCGAGTCCGGCGAGCCGACGCTCACACAACCCATCACGCTAGTTCAGGCCGGCGGCAAGAAGGAATCCGCGTTCCTGCTGCTTCGCCCCAATTACCGAACGGGCAAGCTGCTCGACTCTCCGCAGGCGCGCCGGGCAGCCGCCTTCGGACTGAGCTTCAGCCCACTTCTGATCGACGAAGTGCTCGCCAAAGTCGACCTTTACGCCCAGGAAATCTCCTTCTCGCTCGACAGCCTGAATAAAGACGGCGCAGCGAAGCGTTTCTATCAAACACCGGGCTTCGCGCCGTCCAGCAGCAATATGTCGACGACGCGTCCCATCAGGCTATTCGGCGTCGAATGGGTGCTGAGCATGCACGCTACCCCCGCATTTTTCGAACGCCTCAATCATGTGGCCCCCAAAATGGTGGGCCTCCTCATTGCCCTGGCACTCACCGGTGCACTCCTCTCAGCCAACCTTTTTCTGCTGGCCCGCAAACGTCGGGCACAGTTGCTCGGCAGCCAGATCAAACTCGCAGCGATAGTCGAAAGCTCGAACGACGCCATTATCGGCAAATCGATCGAAGGCATTGTCTCAAGCTGGAACCGAGCGGCCGAAGAAATGTTCGGCTACCCTGCCGCGGAAGCCATCGGACATTCAATCGCCAGCCTGATCGTTCCCGACTCTTTGCAAGAAGATGAGAAGGCCATCCTTGCGAAACTGCAGCGCGGTGAAAAAATCGCCAACTTCATCACCCGGCGCAAACGCAAGAATGGCAGTGAGGTTGAGGTTTCCGTATCGATATCGCCGATCTTCGACTCGAACGGGCAGATCGTAGGGGCCTCCAAAACCGTACACGATGTTACTGAACAACAGTTGGCAGCACGCCATATCAATGACCTCAACACAACACTCGAACAACGCGTCGCCGAACGAACGGCGCAACTGGAAGAGGCGCGCAGCGCGCTGCATACTGTCCTGGATGCCATGCCGTCGATGGTTGCGTATTGGGACCGGAACTGCATCAACCGTTTCGCGAACCGGGCCTACTTGGAATGGTTCGGCGTATCGCCACGCGACCTGTATGGCACGCACATCCGAAAGCTTCTCGGCGACAGCCTGTACGAACGCAATATGCCCTATATCAGCAGGGCGCTACAGGGCGAGGTACAAACCTTCGAACGCGACATACCGCGACCGGATGGAAAGGGTATCCGCCACTCCATCGCACACTATCTGCCCAATGTGGTCGAGCAGTCGGTCGAGGGATTCTATGTCATCGTCCATGACGTCACTGAATTGATCGACAGCCGGAACCAGCTGCAGCAGGCTCGGGAACAGCAACTCCGGATGGACCGCCTGGCCTCGCTCGGCCTCATGGTGGCCGGCGTCGCCCACGAATTGAATACGCCGCTGGGCGCAGCGATGCTGACCCTCGACCGACTTTCGGAAGCGCTGGCCCAGTTCAAGACAGCCATGGAAGCAGGGCTTCGAAAATCCGACGTACAGCGCCTTTCCACGGAATTCGACGATGGCCTGGCGATGACCTCACGCTACCTCTCGCGCGGCGCCGAAATCATTCGTCAGTTCAAGCAGGTTGCCAGCGACCGGGCCGGCGCCGAGCGTCGCGTATTCGTCGCCAACGAAGTCGTCCGCGACGTGATCCATCTGATGGATAGCCAGATCAGGAATGGCGCAGTTAAAGTTGCGCTCGACCTTCAAGCCGATATCGAACTGGACAGTTACCCCGGTGTTGTGGGTCAGGTCCTGCAAAACCTTGTGCAGAATGCGCTCGTCCATGCCTTCAACACCGATGCATCAGGGGTCATCAAGATTTCGATGCATACCACCCCGGCCAGCGACTCCATTACCTTGACCGTCACTGACGACGGCAAGGGGATACCGGAACCCCTGCGGGAGCGGATCTGGGACCCCTTCTTCACGACACGCCGAGGCGAAGGCGGTACCGGGCTTGGCCTGCATATTGTCCAGCGCATGGTCACTGAGCTGCTTGGCGGCGCCATCGCTCAAGGCCGGCCGCAGCAAGGCCATGGCTGCGAGTTCGTGGTGACGATCCCCAAGCATGCACCGCTCGCCAGCGAAGAAGCCGCATCCCCGACTACCGCAAACCATACTTAG
- a CDS encoding cytochrome c, whose product MKPARLILGLTCAVLASGALGKTESAKKSPQKPVVARHSHAKAAKPVKPGKAAKPTKPTKRVVKPKKAPVVAEKQPKPAPKLPAMTDKFLPKVIETPKDNRELVNMPSPARLALRAEMRDRMAALDSVLQLMNAGKTKQAGEIAQNRLGVAVWGNHRRLPSAAQPEPYMAAEMQSMAFEGYKAASDFATVALTGDQATATALLPQLTGSCAQCHKAYRIR is encoded by the coding sequence ATGAAGCCGGCGCGCCTGATTCTCGGCCTGACTTGCGCTGTTCTCGCATCGGGGGCGCTCGGCAAGACCGAGAGCGCGAAGAAGTCCCCGCAAAAGCCGGTGGTGGCTCGCCACTCGCATGCGAAAGCGGCCAAGCCCGTAAAGCCGGGTAAAGCGGCGAAGCCGACGAAGCCGACGAAGCGCGTGGTCAAGCCGAAAAAGGCCCCTGTCGTTGCCGAGAAGCAGCCCAAGCCTGCGCCAAAACTTCCCGCCATGACGGACAAGTTTTTACCGAAGGTGATCGAAACACCCAAAGATAATCGTGAGCTGGTGAATATGCCTTCACCGGCACGCCTGGCCTTGCGGGCCGAGATGCGTGACCGGATGGCAGCCCTCGATTCTGTCCTGCAGCTGATGAATGCGGGCAAAACCAAACAGGCCGGCGAGATCGCCCAGAATCGGCTCGGCGTGGCGGTCTGGGGCAACCACCGCCGGCTGCCCAGCGCAGCGCAGCCCGAACCGTATATGGCTGCAGAAATGCAGAGCATGGCCTTTGAAGGCTACAAGGCCGCCAGCGACTTTGCCACCGTTGCCCTCACCGGCGACCAGGCGACCGCCACCGCATTACTGCCGCAATTGACCGGCAGTTGCGCCCAATGTCACAAGGCTTATCGAATCCGATGA
- a CDS encoding tyrosine-type recombinase/integrase, whose amino-acid sequence MNHTTEHHSASGARQLAAMAGHITRELSRYDVHLRDVRGLAAGTRKHCTRIVGRLLHRKFAKRPIEIAKLRPDDIREFLASQLDAYQAPSQASKLAAALRSYLRYRTTCGDQVGALLAVIQNPVHWSLATLPRALTPEEVERLLTSCTTAYRWPKRSYAIVRFALDLGLRAGEIAHLKINDIDWHAGTVTLKGTKSLRQDVLPLPMETGQALADYLQHERPFTPHPAVFVRKLDAQDHVMTSMAVQKVLKHACQRAGLMHSSGHALRHTVACRMVENGSSLKEVADVLRHRSLNTTLIYAKLDTPKLAAVALPWPGCTS is encoded by the coding sequence ATGAACCACACGACCGAGCATCATTCCGCGTCAGGCGCACGGCAACTGGCGGCGATGGCGGGCCACATCACCAGAGAGCTGAGTCGCTACGACGTACATCTTCGTGATGTGCGCGGCTTGGCCGCTGGCACCCGCAAGCACTGCACCCGTATCGTGGGACGTTTACTGCACCGGAAATTCGCAAAGCGACCTATCGAGATCGCCAAACTGCGACCGGATGACATTCGCGAATTTCTTGCCAGCCAACTTGATGCATACCAGGCGCCGTCCCAAGCATCGAAACTGGCAGCGGCACTGCGAAGTTATTTGCGTTACCGAACCACCTGCGGCGACCAGGTTGGCGCACTGCTTGCGGTCATTCAGAACCCGGTGCACTGGAGTTTGGCGACATTGCCACGGGCCCTGACGCCGGAAGAAGTTGAGCGCTTGCTGACGTCTTGTACAACCGCCTATCGTTGGCCGAAACGCAGCTACGCCATCGTGCGCTTTGCCTTGGACTTGGGATTGCGTGCCGGCGAGATCGCCCACCTCAAGATCAATGACATCGACTGGCATGCCGGCACTGTCACGTTGAAAGGTACCAAGTCGCTACGACAGGACGTTCTGCCGTTGCCCATGGAAACTGGACAAGCACTGGCTGACTATCTGCAACACGAGCGTCCATTCACCCCTCATCCTGCCGTTTTTGTCCGGAAACTCGACGCACAAGATCACGTCATGACGTCGATGGCGGTCCAGAAGGTGCTCAAGCACGCCTGCCAACGAGCGGGTCTGATGCACAGCAGCGGACATGCACTTCGGCACACCGTGGCCTGTCGTATGGTCGAGAACGGCAGTTCGCTCAAGGAAGTGGCCGACGTGCTGCGCCACCGTTCGCTGAACACGACACTTATCTACGCCAAGCTCGACACACCCAAGCTAGCCGCCGTTGCGTTGCCGTGGCCGGGTTGTACATCATGA
- a CDS encoding cytochrome C gives MKNFIFALFFLSTAATADDAREWVKLPAPAQESLRLEMLDNLVAVNEVLSLMAAGKVKEAGEVAESKLGRSAMGKHRDKPFDARPGPHMPPAMHGIGMDGHKAASEFAAVAKGGDRDKALALLPNLTSACIACHFSYRTR, from the coding sequence ATGAAAAATTTCATTTTTGCCCTGTTTTTCCTGTCGACCGCGGCAACGGCCGACGATGCGCGAGAATGGGTTAAATTGCCGGCGCCGGCCCAGGAAAGCCTGCGTCTGGAAATGCTCGACAATCTGGTGGCGGTCAACGAAGTGCTTTCACTGATGGCCGCCGGCAAGGTAAAGGAAGCCGGCGAGGTGGCCGAATCGAAACTCGGCCGCTCGGCCATGGGCAAGCACCGCGACAAACCGTTTGACGCCCGGCCCGGCCCGCACATGCCACCGGCCATGCACGGGATCGGCATGGATGGCCACAAGGCGGCCAGCGAATTTGCCGCGGTGGCCAAGGGCGGTGATCGTGACAAGGCGCTGGCGCTGCTGCCTAATTTGACCTCGGCCTGCATCGCCTGTCATTTCTCATACCGGACGCGATGA
- a CDS encoding EAL domain-containing protein produces MNSSPIRSSEDDLLEFSEEVVTSTPTCAPWRILAVDDDADFQAALAFSLKDATLLERPIMLTQAYSMAEAARLLAKGPEYSVVIADVVMETEDAGLRLAKAIREMLGHFDTRIILLTGQPGFAPIDSVMSRYDLSDYCLKSDINRRGIKNILTGSLRAYRDIAAISFARRSLNLILETSNRLVAKRKPEEIANIVLQEITRMLSLPPEGIVCVQSQPTATIDSRQIHIIGAAGRLATLVGATLAELESREISDALVTALHQQHDVNTRNGSVLFFPPHLTFEHYAVYVATGRKLQQTEYELIKVFIDTAARGFGTAKLLNSLERQAFVDPLLDIGNRNAIRREIQRAIDNPEAAPQNLLNIDIDNFNGINAAFGSEHASQLLIAVRDAVLKVFPPPHFVARVAPDLFYVIGPAELVDFESAEPIFAAPLTVDGNEYLITACYALVPLSAAGSTPEEVLRATNASMRAAKANGPGSHQRYNPSLEVEAKRRFAISSKLAQALCGNELTTLIQPQIDLTTGRMIGGEVLLRWNHAGHATPPSEFIPIAEQSALIHKIGQAVIDQTFAALSALAHAGREDVRLSINVSPREFENEDYVRALLARCDVAGIPPSRIELEVLETAVMTHFDRICGQLDQFRKAGGLVAIDDFGTGMSSLAYLMELPHDRIKIDRSFISRLQSGTTSQRLTGMIIDLGRSMNKTVIAEGVETAAQADWLLARGCQQAQGWHYARAISLDEFIAFRR; encoded by the coding sequence ATGAACTCCTCCCCCATCCGATCCAGCGAAGATGACCTACTGGAGTTTTCCGAAGAAGTAGTCACGTCGACACCCACTTGTGCGCCATGGCGCATACTCGCCGTCGACGATGATGCCGATTTTCAGGCTGCACTCGCTTTCTCGCTGAAGGACGCCACACTGCTTGAACGTCCGATCATGCTGACCCAAGCCTATAGCATGGCAGAGGCGGCACGCTTGCTGGCCAAGGGACCGGAATATTCTGTCGTCATAGCCGATGTAGTCATGGAGACTGAAGATGCCGGCCTGCGATTGGCCAAGGCCATCCGCGAAATGCTGGGCCATTTTGATACGAGGATCATCCTCCTGACCGGACAACCGGGGTTCGCGCCGATCGATTCCGTCATGAGTCGCTACGATCTGTCGGACTATTGCCTCAAATCGGACATCAATCGGCGCGGTATCAAGAACATCCTTACCGGCTCCTTGCGTGCTTATCGCGACATCGCAGCCATCAGCTTTGCGCGACGCAGCCTGAATCTGATACTCGAAACCTCCAACCGCCTGGTCGCCAAGCGAAAGCCCGAGGAAATTGCCAATATCGTGCTGCAGGAAATTACACGCATGCTGTCACTGCCACCCGAAGGGATCGTCTGCGTTCAATCCCAACCTACCGCCACAATCGATTCCAGGCAAATTCATATCATCGGTGCCGCCGGCCGACTGGCTACGCTCGTCGGTGCGACGCTCGCGGAGTTGGAGAGCCGGGAGATTTCCGATGCTCTCGTCACCGCCCTGCATCAACAACACGACGTCAACACCCGCAACGGCAGCGTGCTTTTCTTTCCGCCGCATCTGACTTTCGAGCATTACGCTGTCTACGTCGCCACCGGCCGGAAGTTGCAACAAACCGAATACGAGTTGATCAAGGTCTTCATCGACACTGCGGCACGCGGATTCGGCACAGCCAAGCTGCTTAACAGCCTGGAACGCCAGGCGTTCGTCGACCCGCTTCTCGACATCGGAAACCGCAACGCCATTCGGCGGGAAATTCAGCGAGCAATCGATAACCCGGAGGCGGCGCCACAGAACCTCTTGAATATCGATATCGACAATTTCAACGGCATCAATGCGGCCTTTGGCAGCGAACATGCATCGCAGCTACTGATCGCTGTTCGCGATGCAGTCCTCAAAGTCTTCCCACCGCCACATTTTGTCGCACGTGTCGCCCCAGACCTGTTCTATGTGATCGGGCCTGCTGAGCTGGTCGATTTTGAATCCGCCGAGCCGATTTTCGCGGCACCCCTGACCGTCGACGGAAACGAATACCTGATTACAGCTTGTTACGCCCTTGTCCCATTATCCGCGGCTGGTAGTACGCCAGAAGAGGTTCTGCGCGCCACCAATGCCAGCATGCGAGCGGCCAAAGCCAATGGCCCAGGCAGTCACCAGCGCTACAATCCGTCCCTGGAAGTCGAAGCCAAACGGCGCTTCGCGATCAGCTCGAAGCTTGCTCAGGCGCTATGCGGCAACGAATTGACCACACTCATCCAGCCACAGATCGACTTGACCACCGGCCGGATGATCGGCGGCGAAGTATTACTACGCTGGAACCACGCGGGGCATGCCACCCCGCCATCAGAATTCATTCCAATCGCCGAACAATCGGCACTTATCCACAAGATCGGCCAAGCCGTCATCGATCAGACCTTCGCCGCGCTGTCAGCACTTGCCCACGCCGGGCGCGAAGACGTGAGGCTCAGTATTAACGTCTCGCCACGCGAATTCGAAAACGAAGACTATGTCCGGGCGCTGCTGGCACGATGCGACGTAGCCGGCATCCCGCCGTCACGTATCGAACTGGAGGTACTGGAAACCGCGGTAATGACCCACTTTGACCGCATCTGCGGCCAGTTGGATCAGTTCCGTAAGGCAGGTGGACTTGTTGCGATCGATGACTTCGGCACCGGGATGTCCTCCCTGGCCTACCTGATGGAACTACCGCATGACCGGATCAAGATTGATCGCAGCTTTATCTCCAGGCTTCAATCCGGAACCACCAGCCAGCGCCTGACGGGAATGATCATCGATCTTGGCCGAAGCATGAACAAGACGGTCATCGCCGAAGGTGTCGAAACCGCAGCACAGGCCGACTGGCTGCTGGCCCGCGGTTGCCAGCAGGCCCAGGGCTGGCACTATGCGCGAGCCATAAGCCTCGATGAGTTCATCGCCTTCCGCCGCTGA
- a CDS encoding CopD family protein yields the protein MRSFLLFIHLAGVIVWVGGMFFAHFCLRPEAAAQLQPPQRLPLLAGVLGRFFSSVAVAVGAILLSGLGLILPVGMVHAPWPWHLMLTSGLVMSGIFVYIYGLLFQRMRAGVAAQDWPTAGAAMNRIRPLVAFNLLLGALTVAVALLGPMLT from the coding sequence ATGCGCTCATTCCTCCTCTTCATTCATCTCGCCGGTGTCATCGTCTGGGTCGGCGGCATGTTCTTCGCCCATTTCTGCCTGCGCCCGGAAGCGGCCGCGCAATTGCAACCACCGCAGCGCCTGCCCTTGCTGGCCGGGGTACTGGGGCGCTTTTTCTCATCGGTGGCCGTTGCCGTCGGCGCCATCCTGCTGTCCGGCCTCGGCCTGATCCTGCCGGTCGGCATGGTGCATGCCCCCTGGCCATGGCACCTGATGCTGACCAGCGGACTGGTCATGAGCGGGATATTTGTCTATATCTACGGTTTGCTTTTTCAGCGCATGCGGGCCGGCGTTGCCGCGCAGGACTGGCCGACAGCTGGTGCGGCGATGAACCGCATCCGCCCGCTGGTCGCCTTCAATTTGCTGCTGGGCGCGCTGACGGTGGCCGTCGCCCTCCTGGGGCCGATGCTGACCTGA
- a CDS encoding GNAT family N-acetyltransferase — MGGGDGLSDYAKLHLVETIRQVPGFHGALAWLDGEAVGLIDCFAGFSTFAARPLLNVHDIVVHQSVRGRGIGQALLAWAEARAGQLGCCKLTLEVLSNNARAMASYVAFGFAPYVLDPQAGNALLMQKYLSED; from the coding sequence ATGGGCGGCGGCGATGGCCTTTCCGATTACGCCAAGCTGCATCTGGTCGAAACCATCCGGCAAGTGCCGGGTTTTCACGGTGCGCTGGCCTGGCTCGATGGCGAGGCGGTCGGGTTGATCGACTGTTTTGCCGGCTTTTCAACGTTCGCCGCGCGGCCGTTGCTTAACGTGCATGACATCGTGGTGCATCAAAGTGTGCGCGGTCGCGGCATTGGTCAGGCGCTGTTGGCCTGGGCCGAGGCGCGGGCTGGCCAGCTCGGCTGCTGCAAGCTGACGCTGGAAGTGCTATCCAACAACGCCAGAGCAATGGCATCCTATGTGGCGTTCGGCTTTGCACCCTACGTGCTTGATCCCCAAGCCGGCAATGCGTTGTTGATGCAGAAATACCTTTCCGAGGACTGA
- the ubiD gene encoding 4-hydroxy-3-polyprenylbenzoate decarboxylase — protein sequence MKYHDLRDFMSQLEKTGELKRVGVEVDTHLEMTEICDRVLRAEGPAILFEKPTTGGKRHDMPVLANLFGTPKRVALGMGEESVQALREVGKLLAYLKEPEPPKGLKDAWDKLPILKQVLNMAPKKVSNAPCQQVVWAGKDVDLSRLPIQHCWPGDVAPLITWGLVVTKGPHKNRQNLGIYRQQVLGPNKVIMRWLAHRGGALDFREHQLANPGQPFPVAVVLGCDPATILGAVTPVPDSLSEYQFAGLLRGGKTELTQCLGSGLQVPASAEIVLEGVIHPGEMALEGPYGDHTGYYNEQAEFPVFTIERITMRRDPIYHSTYTGKPPDEPAVLGVALNEVFVPLLQKQYPEIVDFYLPPEGCSYRMAIVSIKKAYPGHAKRIMFGIWSFLRQFMYTKTIIVVDDDIDIRDWKEVVWAMTTRMDAMRDTTLVDNTPIDYLDFASPVAGLGSKMGLDATNKWPGETTREWGRPIVMDDGIKKKVDAMWQELGL from the coding sequence ATGAAATATCACGATCTGCGCGACTTCATGTCGCAACTGGAAAAGACCGGTGAACTGAAGCGCGTCGGTGTCGAGGTCGATACGCACCTTGAAATGACCGAAATCTGCGACCGCGTGCTGCGGGCGGAAGGGCCGGCCATTCTGTTCGAGAAGCCGACGACCGGCGGCAAGCGCCACGATATGCCGGTGCTGGCCAACCTGTTCGGCACGCCGAAACGGGTGGCGCTGGGCATGGGCGAGGAGTCGGTTCAGGCGCTGCGCGAAGTCGGCAAACTGCTCGCCTACTTGAAGGAACCGGAGCCGCCCAAGGGGCTGAAGGATGCCTGGGACAAGCTGCCGATTCTGAAGCAAGTGCTCAACATGGCGCCGAAAAAAGTGTCGAACGCACCCTGTCAGCAAGTGGTGTGGGCGGGCAAGGATGTCGATCTGTCACGCCTGCCGATCCAGCATTGCTGGCCGGGCGATGTAGCGCCGCTGATTACCTGGGGCCTGGTCGTCACCAAAGGCCCGCACAAGAACCGGCAGAATCTGGGCATCTACCGTCAGCAGGTGCTCGGGCCAAACAAGGTGATCATGCGCTGGCTGGCGCATCGTGGCGGCGCGCTGGATTTTCGCGAGCATCAGCTGGCTAATCCCGGCCAGCCTTTCCCGGTGGCGGTGGTGCTCGGCTGTGACCCGGCGACCATCCTCGGTGCCGTGACGCCGGTGCCCGATTCGCTGTCGGAATACCAGTTCGCCGGTCTGCTGCGCGGCGGCAAGACCGAGCTGACGCAATGTCTTGGTTCAGGCCTGCAAGTGCCGGCCTCGGCCGAAATCGTGCTGGAAGGTGTCATTCATCCCGGTGAAATGGCGCTCGAAGGGCCGTACGGCGACCACACCGGCTACTACAACGAGCAGGCCGAGTTTCCCGTATTCACCATCGAGCGCATCACCATGCGCCGCGACCCGATTTACCACAGCACCTACACCGGCAAGCCGCCCGACGAGCCGGCAGTGCTCGGCGTCGCGCTCAACGAGGTCTTCGTGCCGCTGTTGCAGAAGCAGTACCCGGAGATAGTCGATTTCTACCTGCCGCCGGAAGGCTGCTCGTACCGGATGGCCATCGTCAGCATCAAGAAGGCTTACCCCGGCCACGCCAAGCGCATCATGTTCGGCATCTGGAGTTTCCTGCGCCAGTTCATGTACACCAAGACCATCATCGTGGTGGACGACGACATCGACATCCGCGACTGGAAGGAGGTGGTGTGGGCGATGACGACGCGCATGGATGCGATGCGTGACACGACGCTCGTGGACAACACGCCAATTGATTACCTCGATTTCGCCAGTCCGGTCGCCGGCCTCGGTTCCAAAATGGGGCTGGATGCGACCAACAAGTGGCCGGGTGAAACGACGCGCGAATGGGGGCGGCCGATTGTCATGGATGACGGCATCAAGAAGAAAGTGGATGCCATGTGGCAGGAGCTGGGCCTTTGA
- the ubiA gene encoding 4-hydroxybenzoate octaprenyltransferase produces the protein MNWPALKEKLDLYEKLMRLDKPIGILLLLWPTLWALWLSALGKPEWIVVWVFVLGTVLMRSAGCVINDYADRDFDKHVERTKERPLTAGKVTTREALALFAALSLCAFALVLLLGRPLVIWLSVPAIFLAASYPFTKRFFAIPQAYLGIAFGFGIPMAYAAHLDGVPAEAWWLLLANVFWAVAYDTEYAMVDREDDLKIGIKTSAITFGRFDVAAVMACYAATLLIIGGVGHSLNMGAAFYAGLLVAAGIMGVHYTWIRGRERMPCFKAFLHNNWVGGAIFAGIVVDFLVSGRTLG, from the coding sequence ATGAACTGGCCAGCCCTCAAGGAAAAACTCGATCTCTACGAAAAGCTGATGCGGCTCGACAAGCCGATCGGTATTCTGCTGCTGCTCTGGCCGACGCTGTGGGCCTTGTGGCTGTCCGCGCTGGGCAAGCCGGAGTGGATCGTGGTCTGGGTTTTCGTGCTGGGCACCGTGCTGATGCGGTCGGCCGGTTGCGTCATCAACGATTACGCTGACCGCGATTTCGACAAGCATGTCGAGCGAACCAAAGAGCGCCCGCTGACTGCCGGCAAGGTGACGACCCGCGAGGCGCTGGCTCTCTTTGCAGCGCTTTCACTGTGCGCTTTTGCGCTGGTCCTGCTGCTCGGCCGGCCGCTGGTCATCTGGCTGTCGGTGCCGGCGATCTTCCTGGCTGCCAGTTATCCATTCACCAAACGTTTTTTTGCCATCCCGCAGGCTTATCTCGGGATCGCTTTCGGTTTTGGCATTCCGATGGCCTATGCGGCTCACCTTGATGGCGTACCCGCCGAGGCGTGGTGGCTGCTGCTCGCCAACGTCTTCTGGGCGGTGGCTTATGACACCGAATACGCCATGGTCGACCGCGAGGATGACCTGAAAATCGGCATCAAGACTTCCGCCATCACCTTTGGCCGCTTTGACGTGGCGGCGGTGATGGCGTGCTACGCGGCGACCTTGCTCATCATTGGTGGCGTTGGTCATTCACTGAACATGGGGGCGGCTTTCTACGCAGGGCTGCTGGTGGCGGCGGGCATCATGGGGGTGCATTACACGTGGATTCGCGGCCGCGAACGGATGCCGTGCTTCAAGGCGTTTCTGCATAACAACTGGGTAGGTGGCGCCATCTTTGCCGGTATCGTTGTCGATTTTCTGGTGTCTGGAAGGACTCTTGGATGA